The window CGGCGCAGGTGCAGGCCGAACTCGATTCGGGGCTCGCATCGGACTGTTCGGGCCTCTACATCGAAAACGAGGTCATCTCGAACCCGGCGAAAGTCCGCCGTGAGGGTGAAAAGGAGGAGTTCGAACGCGTCCTACACATGAAGCGGCCGGACTTCTCGGGCTTCGAGTACTCGACCATCCTCTGTCTTGACAACCCCAACCGGGAGTTCCATCCGCAGGGCGCCTCCGTGATTCCGGGCAGTTTCGAGGTGCCGGACCCCGAACCCGAACGCGAAGGCGAGGTCATCGAACACGACATCGACCTCGACGACGACTGGCTCCGCGTCGAAATCACGGAACACGACACGCTCGACCCGGGCGTCGACCTGACTGGTCACAACGTCATCGTCGCGCTCGGTCGCGGCATCGGCGACGACCCGACAAAGGGCATGGAACTCGGCCTTGACCTGGTTGATGCCTTCGAGGACGCCGAACTCGGCATCACCCGCGGTATCGTCACCTCCTCGTATGACTTCGACGGCCACGTCGAACAGTACTCCAAGGAGGAACGACAGATCGGCGAGACCGGACAGGTCGTCGAACCAAACCTATACATCGCCGCCGGCATCTCGGGAGCCATCCAGCACAAGGTCGGCATGGACGAATCCGACACCATCGTCGCGATCAACACGAACACGGAGGCCGATATCCGTGATTTCTCGGATTACTTCATCGCCGGCGACCTCTTCGAGGTGCTGCCGCGGCTGACCGAGGCGCTGGAGGACGGCGAACTGAACGTCGAAGCGCTTGCAGATGGGGGACCGGCCCCCGACGGAGGTGACGACTGATGGTGGAACGTGAACATTACGAAGCGGTCGTCGTCGGCTGTGGCCCCGGTGGCGCAGCGGCGGCGGCCCGACTGGCCGACGCAGGTGTCGAAACGCTGGTCCTCGAACGCGGTGTCGAGGCCGGCTCGAAGAACGTCTCCGGCGGACTCATCTACGGCGAGGAGTCCGCACCCTACACTATCGACGACCTCTTTCCGGACTTTCGGGAGGAGGCCACCGACCGCCCGGTGACGGAGTACCACCTCCACAACATCGCGGGGTCGAAGGTCAAATCCTTCGACATCACGCCGCTGCACGAGCACGACACGGAGTGGTCCGACGCCGTATTGCGCCGCCACATGGATTCGTGGCTGGCCGAACGGGTCCACGAACGCACCCGAGAGACCGGCGGCGGCCTCCTGACCGAAGTGCGAGTCAACGGTCTGCTGCGTGAGGGCGGCGAAATCGTCGGCGTCACCTGCGACGAAGTCGACCCGATAACGGCCGACATCATCATCGCCGCCGACGGCGTCAACTCCGAATTGGCCCGCGATGCCGGCCTGATGGACTGGGAGGAACCCGAAGAGTGGTTCCAGGGCGTCAAAGCCGTCGTCGATATGCCGGCAGAGGAAATCGAAGACCGGTTCGAAATCGGCCCCGACGACGGGGCGGCCCACCTCTTTTCGGGCGACCTCTTCGAGGGCGTCCGCGGGGGTGGCTTCCTTTATACGAACGACGACTCGCTGTCCATCGGGACCGTATTCCACCTCGACAGCCTCGCCGCCGAGCGCGCGGAACCCCACCAACTGCTCGATGCACTGTTGACCCATCCGCTACTGGGCCAGTGGTTCGGCGAGGGCTACGACGAACGCGAGTACGCCGCGAAACTGGTGCCGGACTCCAAGAAAGTGGCCCACACCTCGCCCCACAGGGACCGACTCTGTCTGGTCGGCGACGCCGCCGGCCAGATGCAGGCACAGGGGCCGATAATCAAGGGTATGAACCACGCGGTGACGGCGGGCGCACTCGCCGCAGAGGCGTTCGTCGAGGCCCGAGGCCGCAACGAACCCCACGCGGCGGGTGACTACTACGAGAAGAAACTGAAGGACTCGGGCACGATGAAGAAACTGCGGCCGCCGCAGTATAAAGCCGCCAGCGCGTTCGGCGAACACGACGCGGTGACGGGACTTACCGATGCCGTCATCGACTCGCCGGTCGGCAAACTCGGCCTCAAGGCCTTCGACAAGGCCGGCCTGCTCGAACGGCTCTACAGTTCGCCGTTCATGGCCGAGGCGATTCCGGACACGCGGACGCCCTACGTCACCCTGCCAACGGTCATCGCCGAGACGCTGGGCGACCACGTCGCGGAGACCAACGACGTCGAACCGCCGGACCTCGCGGACCGAATCGGCGGGTTGACCTACAACACCGACGTGGGCAACCCCCACATCGAACTGCTCGACGAGAGTTACGAGGCCAGCGGCGTCGCCGTGACGGCCTGTCCGGTCAGCGCGAAGGACTTCGGCGGCGGCTGTTACCGCGAGGAGGAGGTCCAGCGCAACGGCAGCGAGGAGACCGTCGTCAGCCTCGACACCCAACCGTGTGTCGAATGCGGTACCTGCGCCATCGTGGCCGATACCGACTGGGACCATCCGCGCGGTGGCAAAGGCGTCGAGTTCAAGGACGGATGAGCGGCGTTTCCGACCGCATCGAAACGCTGGCCGAACGCGCCCGTCGCGACCGGGAAACTTTCGAACCGCCCCCGGACCCGCCCGACGAGGAGGCCGCGATGAGGTATCTCACGGAGGGCGTCGGCGACGTCGTGGCGCTCTACATCGAGGCCCGAACCGGCGAGCGGGTACGGTTCGACGACGCCGAGTTCGTCCTGCTGGAGCGGGCACTCAACGACTGGTTCGAACTCTATGCGGCCTGCTACGGGTCGGACCTCGATGCGGCCTTTACCGTTCGGGAGGTCGCCGAACTCGTCGTCGAGACCCACAGCATTCGGGAAGCGGCGCTCCTGTTGACGCGGATTCCCGAACGGGACCAGCGGGAATCGT of the Natronomonas halophila genome contains:
- a CDS encoding FAD-dependent oxidoreductase — encoded protein: MVEREHYEAVVVGCGPGGAAAAARLADAGVETLVLERGVEAGSKNVSGGLIYGEESAPYTIDDLFPDFREEATDRPVTEYHLHNIAGSKVKSFDITPLHEHDTEWSDAVLRRHMDSWLAERVHERTRETGGGLLTEVRVNGLLREGGEIVGVTCDEVDPITADIIIAADGVNSELARDAGLMDWEEPEEWFQGVKAVVDMPAEEIEDRFEIGPDDGAAHLFSGDLFEGVRGGGFLYTNDDSLSIGTVFHLDSLAAERAEPHQLLDALLTHPLLGQWFGEGYDEREYAAKLVPDSKKVAHTSPHRDRLCLVGDAAGQMQAQGPIIKGMNHAVTAGALAAEAFVEARGRNEPHAAGDYYEKKLKDSGTMKKLRPPQYKAASAFGEHDAVTGLTDAVIDSPVGKLGLKAFDKAGLLERLYSSPFMAEAIPDTRTPYVTLPTVIAETLGDHVAETNDVEPPDLADRIGGLTYNTDVGNPHIELLDESYEASGVAVTACPVSAKDFGGGCYREEEVQRNGSEETVVSLDTQPCVECGTCAIVADTDWDHPRGGKGVEFKDG